In the genome of Misgurnus anguillicaudatus chromosome 11, ASM2758022v2, whole genome shotgun sequence, one region contains:
- the mtres1 gene encoding mitochondrial transcription rescue factor 1, protein MQSLSVQALALRQLGRLNSMQMFTPCHSSCLNMWCPRTLHARQVWGSAALQTHRTSMWTKPWDGRQSWPLHQTRLKSTRKKGKQRTVQEEEEDEDPEASDYEDELQDDPGLPKDYKDHEKSVHSLRFDLVLKSGLDIARNGVEDAFYNHKLRLNGQSLTKKSKMVKVGDILDLIIKEDKEMDTVLLKRVILKKVVGETNDAEKQRVILRSWKNLQLPRKDVFKQ, encoded by the exons ATGCAGAGTCTGTCAGTGCAGGCGCTGGCTCTGCGGCAGCTGGGCAGATTGAACTCTATGCAGATGTTCACGCCATGCCATAGCTCATGCCTGAACATGTGGTGCCCACGGACGTTACATGCTCGTCAGGTGTGGGGTTCGGCCGCTCTCCAGACACACCGGACAAGCATGTGGACAAAACCATGGGACGGACGGCAGAGCTGGCCGCTTCACCAGACCCGACTCAAGAGCACAAGAAAGAAAGGGAAGCAAAGAACGGtccaggaggaagaggaggatgaAGATCCAGAGGCTAGTGACTATGAAGATGAGCTTCAAGATGACCCAGGCTTACCCAAAGACTACAAAGACCACGAGAAAAGCGTGCACTCTCTACGCTTCGATTTAGTTTTGAAGTCTGGATTGGATATTGCACGAAA TGGTGTGGAGGATGCTTTCTACAACCACAAACTGCGCCTCAACGGTCAAAGTCTCACCAAGAAGAGTAAAATG GTTAAAGTGGGTGATATACTAGATCTGATCATAAAAGAAGACAAGGAAATGGACACAGTCTTGCTAAAGAGAGTGATCTTAAAAAAGGTGGTGGGAGAGACAAACGATGCAGAAAAGCAAAGAGTCATTCTAAGAAGCTGGAAAAACCTACAACTTCCCAGAAAGGACGTGTTTAAGCAGTGA